A window of the Microbacterium sp. LWH13-1.2 genome harbors these coding sequences:
- a CDS encoding GNAT family N-acetyltransferase encodes MTIELTRPTTDLFDSWAAAVAEFGDGHIDGSGLQAPVTPDRATLDALIEKSDLLSDTTAELPEDAVHNDLYWVVDDGEVVGFLSFRHELNAYLREVGGHIGYAVRESRRRQGYAAAALRLGLERAREIGLERVMVTCDDDNVGSFRTIEGAGGVLQDVRVLPEHGVVPVRRYWITL; translated from the coding sequence ATGACGATCGAGCTCACGAGGCCCACCACAGACCTGTTCGACTCCTGGGCGGCAGCTGTCGCCGAATTCGGTGACGGGCACATCGACGGGTCGGGTCTGCAGGCGCCTGTCACCCCCGACCGTGCGACGCTCGATGCTCTGATCGAGAAGTCGGACCTCCTCTCCGACACCACCGCCGAGCTGCCTGAGGATGCCGTGCACAACGACCTGTACTGGGTCGTCGACGACGGCGAGGTCGTCGGGTTCCTCTCGTTCCGGCACGAACTGAACGCCTACCTGCGCGAGGTGGGCGGTCACATCGGCTACGCGGTGCGCGAGTCACGGCGTCGTCAGGGGTATGCCGCGGCCGCGCTGCGCCTCGGACTCGAGCGGGCGCGCGAGATCGGACTCGAGCGCGTGATGGTGACCTGCGACGACGACAACGTCGGGTCTTTCCGCACGATCGAAGGTGCAGGAGGCGTGCTGCAGGACGTCCGCGTGCTGCCCGAACACGGCGTCGTCCCGGTGCGCCGGTATTGGATCACGCTCTAG
- a CDS encoding amino acid ABC transporter substrate-binding protein/permease: protein MIRNPSSASARLRTFGRTVGAMALTAFIAAGALLGGASAATAADDTETYVIGTDTTFAPFEFTSPEGDLVGIDMDLLRAIAEDQGFEVEIRQLGFDAALQALQSNQVDAVMAGMSITDERQQIFDFSDPYFTSGIQLGVLDASDIQSLDDLDGETVAVKTGTQGQTFAEENQDEYGFRVTPYSDTTDMVDAVKAGQAVGYFEDFPVLAYGIQQGSGFRLVGDPELGGEYGFAVNKGQNPELIEKFNAGLANLQASGEYDEIVDTYLAGGEETTQATDIFSVAVKYWPALMEGLWLTILATLVALVAAFILGIVFGFGRISKFLPFRWLATAYVFVFRGTPILVQAFFVFFAIPQLFPGLTFNPFVAGAITLSLNTGAYMTEIIRGGIQAVDPGQNEASRSLGLGHWKTMQKVVLPQAFRIMIPSFVNQGIITLKDTSLISVIGLAELTFVSRQIIASTYLSAQVLTIVAIIYFVVITLLTLLANRLERKFNA, encoded by the coding sequence GTGATCCGAAATCCCTCTTCCGCGTCTGCGCGTCTGCGCACGTTCGGACGCACCGTCGGGGCGATGGCGCTCACGGCGTTCATCGCGGCCGGTGCACTGCTCGGCGGCGCGTCCGCCGCCACTGCGGCCGACGACACCGAGACCTATGTCATCGGTACAGACACGACGTTCGCGCCGTTCGAGTTCACCTCGCCCGAGGGTGACCTCGTCGGCATCGACATGGATCTGCTCCGGGCTATCGCCGAGGACCAGGGCTTCGAGGTCGAGATCCGGCAGCTCGGTTTCGACGCAGCTCTGCAGGCTCTTCAGTCGAATCAGGTGGATGCCGTCATGGCAGGCATGTCGATCACCGACGAGCGTCAGCAGATCTTCGACTTCAGCGATCCGTACTTCACCAGCGGCATCCAGCTGGGCGTGCTCGATGCGAGCGACATCCAGTCGCTCGACGACCTCGACGGAGAGACGGTGGCGGTCAAGACCGGCACCCAGGGGCAGACGTTCGCCGAGGAGAACCAGGACGAGTACGGCTTCCGAGTCACGCCGTACTCCGACACGACGGACATGGTCGACGCCGTCAAGGCCGGTCAGGCCGTCGGCTACTTCGAGGACTTCCCGGTGCTCGCCTACGGCATCCAGCAAGGATCCGGCTTCCGCCTCGTCGGCGATCCCGAGCTCGGTGGCGAGTACGGCTTCGCGGTCAACAAGGGGCAGAACCCCGAGCTGATCGAGAAGTTCAACGCGGGACTCGCGAACCTCCAGGCCTCCGGCGAATACGACGAGATCGTCGACACCTACCTCGCCGGTGGCGAGGAGACCACGCAGGCGACCGATATCTTCTCGGTCGCCGTGAAGTACTGGCCCGCGCTCATGGAGGGACTGTGGCTGACGATCCTCGCGACGCTCGTCGCCCTCGTCGCCGCGTTCATCCTGGGCATCGTGTTCGGATTCGGGCGCATCTCGAAGTTCCTCCCGTTCCGCTGGCTCGCGACCGCGTACGTGTTCGTCTTCCGAGGCACGCCGATCCTCGTGCAGGCGTTCTTCGTGTTCTTCGCCATCCCGCAGCTGTTCCCCGGGCTCACGTTCAACCCGTTCGTCGCCGGAGCCATCACGCTCTCGCTGAACACGGGTGCGTACATGACCGAGATCATCCGCGGTGGCATCCAGGCCGTCGACCCCGGCCAGAACGAGGCCTCGCGCTCGCTCGGTCTCGGTCACTGGAAGACCATGCAGAAGGTCGTGCTGCCGCAGGCGTTCCGCATCATGATCCCGTCGTTCGTGAACCAGGGAATCATCACCCTCAAGGACACGTCGCTGATCAGCGTCATCGGCCTCGCCGAGCTGACGTTCGTGTCTCGCCAGATCATCGCCTCGACGTACCTGTCGGCCCAGGTGCTGACCATCGTCGCCATCATCTACTTCGTCGTGATCACGCTTCTCACGCTGCTCGCGAACCGCCTGGAGAGGAAGTTCAACGCATGA
- a CDS encoding CoA pyrophosphatase has translation MSQNPDTLHGARAELLAATQRSENWARPFPPIVGSAHPASVLVLFGRLDSVPARTDEATVAADLDVLLQRRAATLSSHPGQVSFPGGRREDQDADAAATALREAEEETGLDPSGVEVLATLPELPLAASNHVVTPVLAWWRSPSRVAAVDHAETVDVFRVPVAQLLDPEIRFTSTIHRLGRTWRGPAFDIDGTIVWGFTAMVLDALFDAAGWTAEWDPSVERPIEL, from the coding sequence ATGAGCCAGAATCCCGATACCCTGCACGGCGCGCGGGCCGAGCTGCTCGCCGCGACGCAGCGCAGCGAGAATTGGGCGCGACCTTTCCCGCCGATCGTCGGCAGCGCCCACCCGGCATCCGTGCTCGTGCTGTTCGGCCGACTCGACAGCGTCCCCGCTCGGACCGACGAGGCGACCGTGGCGGCCGACCTCGACGTGCTGCTGCAGCGCCGGGCCGCGACTCTGTCGTCGCACCCTGGCCAGGTGTCGTTCCCCGGCGGCAGGCGCGAGGACCAGGATGCGGATGCCGCCGCCACCGCCCTGCGCGAAGCCGAGGAGGAGACCGGACTCGACCCGTCAGGCGTCGAGGTCTTGGCCACGCTGCCCGAACTGCCCCTCGCCGCGAGCAACCACGTCGTCACGCCTGTTCTCGCCTGGTGGCGCTCACCGTCGCGGGTCGCAGCCGTCGACCACGCCGAGACGGTCGACGTGTTCCGGGTGCCCGTGGCGCAGCTGCTCGACCCCGAGATCCGATTCACCTCGACCATCCACCGCCTGGGCCGCACCTGGCGCGGCCCCGCCTTCGACATCGACGGCACCATCGTCTGGGGTTTCACAGCGATGGTGCTCGATGCGCTGTTCGACGCAGCCGGCTGGACGGCGGAGTGGGATCCCTCGGTCGAGCGTCCGATCGAGCTCTGA
- a CDS encoding amino acid ABC transporter ATP-binding protein, whose protein sequence is MSKIEVRDLHKSFGDNHVLKGIDLTVDDGEVVAVIGPSGSGKSTLLRCLNKLEEPTSGHVVIDGVDLTDKSVKLDEVRQRIGMVFQHFNLFPHMTVLENITLAPIELGKLSKAAAKERALALLDRVGLAEKADAKPASLSGGQKQRVAIARALAMDPEIMLFDEATSALDPEMVGEVLQVIRDLASGGMTMVLVTHEMGFAREVSGRTVFMDGGVVVEEAPPAELFGAPKNERLKDFLSKVL, encoded by the coding sequence ATGAGCAAGATCGAGGTCAGAGACCTGCACAAGTCGTTCGGCGACAACCATGTGCTCAAGGGCATCGATCTGACGGTCGACGACGGCGAGGTCGTCGCGGTCATCGGTCCGTCGGGGTCGGGAAAGTCCACCCTGCTGCGCTGCCTCAACAAGCTCGAGGAGCCGACCTCGGGTCACGTCGTCATCGACGGTGTCGACCTGACCGACAAGAGCGTGAAGCTCGACGAGGTGCGCCAGCGCATCGGCATGGTGTTCCAGCACTTCAACCTGTTCCCGCACATGACCGTGCTCGAGAACATCACGCTCGCCCCGATCGAGCTCGGCAAGCTGTCGAAGGCCGCGGCGAAGGAGCGCGCGCTCGCTCTGCTCGATCGCGTGGGTCTCGCCGAGAAGGCGGATGCGAAGCCGGCATCCCTCTCCGGCGGTCAGAAGCAGCGTGTCGCGATCGCCCGTGCGCTCGCGATGGACCCCGAGATCATGCTCTTCGACGAGGCCACCAGCGCCCTCGACCCCGAGATGGTCGGCGAGGTGCTCCAGGTGATCCGCGACCTCGCGTCGGGCGGCATGACGATGGTCCTCGTGACGCACGAGATGGGCTTCGCCCGCGAGGTGTCGGGACGCACCGTCTTCATGGACGGCGGCGTCGTCGTCGAGGAGGCTCCGCCCGCCGAGCTGTTCGGCGCCCCGAAGAACGAGCGCCTGAAGGACTTCCTCTCGAAGGTGCTCTGA
- a CDS encoding sterol carrier family protein, producing MPSRKIDIIDGRAALDAVTRADAAGDKPQRTDLATAVRYLLQLLDEKAPGNSVEVRVPPFGAVQVIQGPRHTRGTPPNVVEMDAATWIAVAIGAEHWADAAASGRVSASGTRADLSDVLPLRP from the coding sequence ATGCCCTCCAGGAAGATCGACATCATCGACGGGCGCGCGGCTCTCGACGCGGTGACTCGCGCGGATGCCGCCGGCGACAAGCCGCAGCGCACCGACCTCGCGACGGCCGTGCGGTACCTGCTGCAGCTGCTCGACGAGAAGGCGCCCGGCAACAGCGTCGAGGTGCGGGTGCCGCCGTTCGGTGCGGTGCAGGTCATCCAGGGTCCCCGGCACACGCGAGGGACACCGCCGAACGTCGTCGAGATGGATGCGGCGACGTGGATCGCCGTCGCCATCGGCGCGGAGCATTGGGCGGATGCTGCGGCATCCGGTCGCGTCAGTGCCTCCGGCACGCGCGCCGACCTGTCGGACGTCCTTCCGCTGCGCCCCTGA
- a CDS encoding ABC transporter substrate-binding protein, which translates to MLRVSALLLAAVLAVGLAGCAGPGASAAPQKSDAADTCPQASVPLADLDLVDDVRSATGGSTACLSSRAIEPVADEAAPALPVTITDSEGREVEITDVDRILPIDISGTIASTVFALGLGDQVVGRDSSTMFAGTEDLPVVTKTGHTLNAEAILELAPTVILTDTTIGPKEIRQQLHDAGITVVVISSDRRLDTTDELVTEIATALGVPSRGAALIERLDADLADALAEISEVVPTDVDDRARMLFLYVRGNANIYYIFGEDSGADSLIDAVGGVDVAAEIGWEGMKPMTAEALVAARPDVLVMMTDGLESVDGIDGLIERIPAIAETPAGANRRVIDMADSEILGFGPRSADVIEAIARALYAPSESATAEPAK; encoded by the coding sequence ATGCTTCGCGTCTCAGCCCTTCTTCTCGCAGCCGTTCTGGCCGTCGGCCTCGCCGGGTGCGCAGGCCCGGGGGCCTCCGCCGCGCCGCAGAAGAGTGACGCCGCAGACACCTGCCCCCAGGCATCCGTCCCGCTCGCCGATCTGGATCTCGTCGACGACGTGCGCAGCGCGACCGGCGGATCCACGGCCTGCCTCTCGAGCCGCGCGATCGAGCCGGTGGCCGACGAGGCAGCTCCCGCGCTTCCCGTCACGATCACCGACAGCGAGGGTCGCGAGGTCGAGATCACCGATGTCGACCGCATCCTGCCGATCGACATCTCGGGCACGATCGCTTCGACCGTCTTCGCCCTGGGCCTCGGCGACCAGGTCGTCGGCCGGGACTCGTCGACGATGTTCGCCGGCACCGAAGACCTCCCCGTGGTCACGAAGACGGGGCACACGCTGAACGCCGAGGCGATCCTCGAGCTCGCCCCCACCGTCATCCTGACCGACACGACCATCGGCCCGAAGGAGATCCGCCAGCAGCTGCACGACGCCGGGATCACGGTCGTCGTCATCTCGAGCGACCGACGCCTCGACACCACCGACGAGCTGGTCACCGAGATCGCCACGGCTCTCGGCGTGCCCTCTCGTGGTGCGGCCCTGATCGAGCGCCTCGACGCGGACCTCGCAGATGCCCTGGCCGAGATCTCCGAGGTCGTGCCGACCGACGTCGACGACCGCGCGCGGATGCTGTTCCTCTACGTGCGCGGCAACGCGAACATCTACTACATCTTCGGCGAGGACTCAGGAGCCGACTCTCTGATCGACGCCGTCGGCGGGGTCGACGTCGCCGCAGAGATCGGGTGGGAGGGCATGAAGCCGATGACTGCCGAGGCACTCGTCGCAGCCCGACCCGACGTGCTCGTGATGATGACCGACGGACTCGAATCCGTCGACGGCATCGACGGACTCATCGAGCGCATCCCCGCGATCGCCGAGACTCCCGCCGGAGCGAACCGTCGCGTGATCGACATGGCCGACAGCGAGATCCTCGGCTTCGGCCCTCGATCTGCGGATGTGATCGAGGCGATCGCCCGCGCCCTGTACGCCCCGTCGGAATCCGCGACCGCCGAGCCCGCGAAGTGA
- a CDS encoding iron ABC transporter permease, translating to MSREVVTRTPSRHLGLRFALVIAGLVAALLVTCIASITSGQYSLSPSDLIGVLLRGIGIDTAWAPTEATDYGVIYNLRLPRLVLGLLVGAALAVSGVLMQAIFGNPLADAGVVGVSSGAALGAAASITLGLASFGMWTTPAFAFLGGLIAVLAVYFISRSGGRTEVVTLLLTGIAINAIAGAGMAFLTFLGTTSTREQIVFWQLGSLNGALWSNVALVAPLVAIGVVVALIVSPQLDLFSLGERTARHLGVNVELLRMVVIVTVAVLVCAAVAFAGIIGFAGLVVPHLMRMIIGPAHLPLTIASAFGGALLIAIADLVARTAVPLADLPIGMITSLVGGPFFLWLLVRTRRRSGGWA from the coding sequence GTGAGCCGCGAGGTCGTCACCCGCACGCCGTCGAGACACCTCGGGCTGCGTTTCGCGCTCGTCATCGCCGGCCTCGTCGCCGCCCTGCTCGTGACCTGCATCGCATCCATCACGAGCGGACAGTATTCGCTCTCCCCCTCCGACCTCATCGGCGTGCTGCTGCGCGGCATCGGCATCGACACCGCCTGGGCCCCCACCGAGGCGACCGACTACGGCGTGATCTACAACCTTCGCCTCCCCCGCCTCGTGCTCGGCCTGCTCGTCGGCGCGGCCCTCGCCGTGTCGGGTGTTCTCATGCAGGCGATCTTCGGCAACCCGCTGGCGGATGCCGGTGTCGTCGGCGTCTCGTCCGGTGCCGCGCTCGGCGCCGCCGCGAGCATCACGCTGGGCCTCGCCTCGTTCGGCATGTGGACCACCCCCGCGTTCGCCTTCCTCGGCGGGCTGATCGCGGTGCTCGCGGTGTACTTCATCAGCCGATCGGGCGGGCGCACCGAGGTCGTCACCCTGCTGCTCACCGGCATCGCGATCAACGCGATCGCAGGCGCGGGCATGGCCTTCCTCACCTTCCTCGGCACGACGTCGACACGCGAGCAGATCGTGTTCTGGCAGCTCGGTTCGCTGAACGGCGCCCTCTGGTCGAACGTGGCCCTGGTCGCTCCGCTCGTCGCCATCGGTGTCGTGGTCGCGCTCATCGTGTCGCCACAGCTCGACCTCTTCTCCCTCGGCGAGCGCACCGCCCGACACCTCGGCGTCAACGTCGAGCTGCTGCGGATGGTCGTGATCGTCACGGTCGCGGTGCTGGTCTGCGCCGCCGTCGCCTTCGCCGGCATCATCGGATTCGCGGGTCTCGTCGTGCCCCACCTGATGCGCATGATCATCGGCCCCGCGCACCTTCCGCTCACGATCGCCTCGGCGTTCGGCGGCGCACTGCTGATCGCGATCGCCGACCTCGTCGCCCGCACGGCGGTGCCGCTGGCCGATCTGCCCATCGGCATGATCACCTCGCTCGTCGGCGGACCGTTCTTCCTCTGGCTGCTCGTGCGCACGCGCCGACGCTCGGGAGGATGGGCATGA
- a CDS encoding heme ABC transporter ATP-binding protein encodes MSAVDTATRLQASGVTVLVGDDRAILDDASIEVRAGEIHALVGPNGAGKSTMFGVLAGDVTPSAGAVLLDGSPITGIRAQDMARARAVLLQENAVSFPFSAEQVVRMGRAPWARTGAAEDDDEIVAAAMASTEVLSLSTRAVTSLSGGERARVALARVIAQSTGILLLDEPTAALDLKHHEDVMRLIRSQADAGIAVAIVLHDLNAALAHADRVTLLSEGRVAATGAAADVLTAERIEDVYGQPVDVFPHPMTGVPLVVARRGL; translated from the coding sequence ATGAGCGCCGTCGACACCGCCACCCGACTGCAGGCGAGCGGCGTCACCGTGCTCGTGGGCGACGACCGCGCGATCCTCGACGACGCATCGATCGAGGTCAGAGCGGGCGAGATCCACGCGCTGGTCGGGCCCAACGGCGCGGGCAAGTCGACGATGTTCGGGGTTCTCGCCGGCGACGTGACCCCGAGCGCGGGCGCGGTGCTGCTCGACGGTTCGCCGATCACCGGCATCCGCGCGCAGGACATGGCACGAGCGCGAGCGGTGCTGCTGCAGGAGAACGCGGTGTCGTTCCCGTTCAGTGCCGAGCAGGTCGTGCGCATGGGCCGGGCGCCGTGGGCACGCACCGGGGCCGCGGAGGACGACGACGAGATCGTCGCCGCAGCGATGGCTTCGACCGAGGTGCTGTCGTTGTCCACGCGTGCGGTGACCTCACTGTCGGGAGGTGAGCGCGCCCGCGTGGCGCTGGCCCGCGTGATCGCGCAGAGCACCGGCATCCTGCTGCTCGACGAGCCGACCGCCGCACTCGACCTCAAACACCATGAGGACGTGATGCGCCTGATCCGCTCTCAGGCGGATGCCGGCATCGCCGTCGCGATCGTGCTGCACGACCTCAACGCCGCTCTCGCGCACGCAGATCGAGTGACGCTGCTCTCGGAGGGCCGGGTGGCCGCGACGGGCGCAGCCGCCGACGTGCTCACGGCCGAGAGGATCGAAGACGTCTACGGTCAGCCGGTCGACGTGTTCCCGCATCCGATGACGGGCGTGCCGTTGGTGGTCGCGCGCCGCGGGCTCTGA
- a CDS encoding DHA2 family efflux MFS transporter permease subunit: protein MILVDTTIVSVANPAIKAALDPTTNNLDNVVWVTSAYLLAYAVPLLITGRLGDRFGPKNIYLIGLAIFTLASLWCGLSGSLEMLTAARAVQGLGAAFMTPQTMAVITRTFPPERRGAAMGLWGATAGVATLVGPLVGGLLVDGLGWEWIFFVNIPVGIVAFVLAWRLVPKLQTSPHRFDILGVILSAVALFLIVFGLQEGEKFDWGVIWGPISVWSLIIVGLVILALFIVQQSRTRSEALVPLALFRDRNFSGANVAIAAVGFTVTSMSLPMMFFLQTARGLTPTEAALLLIPMAVLSGVLAPFAGKLLDRVDPRIILIPGLLCVVVALIWYSALINMDTPIWMFLLPSALMGIGNAGMWGPLATTATRKLPPRQAGAGAGIYNTTRTIGSVIGSASIAAFMQSRLEANLPGLADAPAGIEGGGSLPPEVAEGFAAGMSQAILLPACVMVVALVASLFLGRYDKADATASAQAEAPAPAA, encoded by the coding sequence ATGATCCTCGTCGACACGACGATCGTCTCGGTCGCGAACCCCGCCATCAAGGCGGCCCTCGACCCGACGACCAACAACCTCGACAACGTCGTGTGGGTCACCAGCGCCTACCTGCTCGCCTACGCCGTGCCGCTGCTGATCACCGGGCGGCTGGGCGACCGCTTCGGGCCGAAGAACATCTACCTCATCGGCCTCGCGATCTTCACGCTCGCGTCGCTCTGGTGCGGGCTGTCGGGCTCGCTCGAGATGCTGACAGCCGCACGCGCCGTGCAGGGTCTCGGTGCCGCATTCATGACGCCGCAGACGATGGCCGTCATCACCCGCACGTTCCCGCCCGAGCGCCGCGGCGCGGCCATGGGCCTCTGGGGCGCGACTGCCGGAGTCGCGACGCTGGTGGGTCCGCTCGTCGGCGGGCTGCTCGTCGACGGCCTCGGCTGGGAGTGGATCTTCTTCGTGAACATCCCCGTCGGCATCGTCGCGTTCGTGCTCGCCTGGCGCCTCGTGCCCAAGCTGCAGACGAGTCCGCATCGCTTCGACATCCTCGGTGTGATCCTGAGCGCCGTGGCACTGTTCCTCATCGTCTTCGGTCTTCAGGAGGGCGAGAAGTTCGACTGGGGTGTGATCTGGGGGCCGATCTCGGTATGGAGCCTCATCATCGTGGGACTCGTGATCCTCGCGCTGTTCATCGTGCAGCAGTCGCGGACGCGCAGTGAGGCGCTCGTGCCCCTCGCGCTCTTCCGCGACCGCAACTTCTCGGGGGCGAACGTGGCGATCGCCGCGGTCGGCTTCACCGTGACGAGCATGTCGCTGCCGATGATGTTCTTCCTGCAGACCGCGCGAGGACTCACACCGACGGAAGCTGCGCTGCTGCTGATCCCGATGGCCGTGCTGTCGGGCGTGCTCGCGCCGTTCGCCGGCAAGCTGCTCGACCGCGTCGACCCGCGCATCATCCTCATCCCCGGTCTGCTGTGCGTCGTCGTCGCCCTGATCTGGTACTCGGCGCTCATCAACATGGACACCCCGATCTGGATGTTCCTGCTGCCCTCGGCACTGATGGGCATCGGCAACGCGGGCATGTGGGGACCGCTCGCGACCACCGCGACGCGCAAGCTGCCTCCTCGCCAGGCCGGTGCCGGCGCGGGAATCTACAACACCACCCGCACCATCGGGTCGGTGATCGGCTCGGCGTCCATCGCCGCGTTCATGCAGTCGCGTCTCGAGGCGAACCTCCCGGGGCTCGCCGACGCTCCCGCGGGTATCGAGGGAGGCGGATCGCTGCCGCCCGAGGTCGCCGAGGGGTTCGCGGCCGGTATGTCACAGGCGATCCTGCTGCCGGCGTGCGTGATGGTCGTCGCGCTCGTCGCATCGCTCTTCCTCGGGCGCTACGACAAGGCGGATGCCACGGCATCCGCGCAGGCGGAGGCGCCCGCGCCCGCGGCGTGA
- the purD gene encoding phosphoribosylamine--glycine ligase — MKILVLGSGAREHAIILALRAEQAEHEIFVSPGNAGIAQDATPVSVDMLDGAAVTSFANEHAIDLVVVGPEAPLVAGVADVLRAHGIPVFGPGKAAAQLEGSKSFAKRIMDAAGVPTGRAVRATTTAEVEDAFDELGAPYVVKADGLAAGKGVIVTSDRADALAHAEHYLPSGPVLIEEFLSGPEVSLFFLSDGDTVRALSPAQDFKRALDGDEGPNTGGMGAYSPLPWLADQFGSEQDFVEEVTRDVALPVIRQLDSEGTPFIGLLYAGLILTPAGVRVIEFNARFGDPETQIVLPRLVTPLSGLLLAAASGTLEDQPEPVFSDDVAITVVLASEGYPEAPQTGRPIEGLADAAAVEGVRLVHAATASPDAPGGSLIATGGRVLNVVAVASDFRTARDRAYDAIGRIRLDGSHFRTDIAARVAE; from the coding sequence GTGAAGATTCTCGTCCTCGGTTCCGGTGCCCGTGAGCACGCGATCATCCTCGCTCTGCGAGCAGAGCAGGCGGAGCACGAGATCTTCGTCTCCCCCGGCAACGCCGGGATCGCGCAGGATGCGACTCCCGTCTCAGTCGATATGCTCGACGGCGCCGCGGTGACCTCGTTCGCGAACGAGCACGCCATCGACCTCGTGGTCGTCGGCCCCGAGGCCCCGCTGGTCGCCGGCGTCGCCGATGTGCTGCGCGCGCACGGGATCCCCGTGTTCGGCCCGGGCAAGGCCGCGGCTCAGCTCGAGGGCTCGAAGTCGTTCGCGAAGCGGATCATGGATGCCGCGGGCGTACCCACCGGGCGCGCGGTGCGCGCCACCACCACCGCCGAGGTCGAGGACGCGTTCGACGAGCTCGGCGCCCCGTACGTGGTGAAGGCCGACGGACTCGCTGCGGGCAAGGGCGTGATCGTCACGTCCGACCGCGCTGATGCGCTCGCCCACGCCGAGCACTACCTGCCGTCGGGCCCCGTGCTGATCGAGGAGTTCCTCTCGGGCCCCGAGGTCTCGCTGTTCTTCCTGAGCGACGGCGACACGGTGCGCGCCCTCAGCCCCGCGCAGGACTTCAAGCGCGCACTCGACGGCGATGAGGGTCCGAACACCGGCGGCATGGGCGCGTACTCGCCGTTGCCGTGGCTCGCCGACCAGTTCGGCAGCGAGCAGGACTTCGTCGAGGAGGTCACGCGGGACGTCGCGCTGCCCGTCATCCGCCAGCTCGACAGCGAGGGCACCCCATTCATCGGTCTGCTGTACGCCGGCCTCATCCTCACGCCCGCGGGTGTTCGCGTGATCGAGTTCAACGCCCGCTTCGGCGACCCCGAGACGCAGATCGTGCTGCCGCGCCTCGTCACACCGCTGTCGGGGCTGCTGCTCGCCGCGGCATCCGGCACCCTCGAAGATCAGCCGGAGCCCGTCTTCAGCGACGACGTCGCGATCACCGTCGTGCTCGCCAGCGAGGGATACCCCGAGGCACCGCAGACCGGTCGTCCGATCGAGGGTCTCGCCGACGCTGCGGCCGTCGAGGGCGTCCGTCTCGTGCATGCCGCGACCGCCAGCCCTGACGCCCCGGGAGGCTCGCTCATCGCGACCGGCGGACGCGTGCTGAACGTCGTCGCCGTGGCATCCGACTTCCGCACCGCGCGCGACCGTGCCTATGACGCCATCGGCCGCATCCGCCTCGACGGCTCGCACTTCCGCACCGACATCGCGGCTCGCGTCGCGGAGTAA